AGTGTTCGAGAGTTCTCGGTCGCAACGCTCCAAGTAGCCATGCAAACGCTCAAGCGCGGTCTGTGCCTCTTGCAACACACTCGACTGGTAATCGAGCACCGACCGGTAGTGAGCACTCAACAGGTAGTAGCGAACGGCACTGGCAGGGGCCAGCTCAAAGAGAGCCTGCGAGGATACCGAGTTGCCAAGCGATTTAGACATCTTGGTGCCACCGGTGGTGATCAACCCGTTATGAATCCAGAAGTTTGCGAACTTGTGGCCAGCGGCACTCGATTGGGCTAGTTCGTTTTCATGGTGCGGGAAACGAAGGTCAAGCCCGCCACCGTGGATGTCAAAATGCTCACCCAGATATCTGGTTGCCATAGCAGAGCACTCGATGTGCCAACCTGGACGACCGAATCCAAACGGGGTGGACCAACCCGCCGATTCTGGTTCACCGGCTTTCAAGGACTTCCAGAGCGCAAAGTCTTGAGGGCGCTTCTTATCTGAAGCGGCTTCCTCCGAGTCCATCTGATCAATGCCCTGATTGGTCAGCTCACCGTAGTTGGGCCAACTTGCAGTATCAAAGTAAACATTCGAACTCCCGTCCAGGGCACGGTAGGCATGTCCTCGCTCGAGCAAAGTCTGAATCAGATCAATCATCTGTGGGATGTGACCGGTGGCACGGGGTTCGTAGGCAGGCGGTCTGATACCCAGGCGAAGATAGTCGTCACTGAAGGCACGCTCATTCTCAGCAGCCAACTGCCACCAGTTGGTGTTTGCCTCTTTGGCTTTTTCTAAGACCTTGTCATCGATGTCCGTGACATTTCTGACCAAAGTCACCTTATAGCCGCGGTATGCAAACCAGCGCGCAAGCTGGTCATAAACCAAGGCAGAGCGGAGGTGTCCAATGTGAGGGGCAGATTGCACGGTTGGACCGCAAACGTAGATTGATACCTCGGACTCACGAATTGGAGTGAATTCTCTAGTTTCTCCAGCGCGGGTATCAAACAACTTCATGGGCTAAAGCCTAGCTACGCCGGGCCAATAGAGCGGTTGCAACCGCGGCCACGCCGCGGGCATCGGAGAGAAAACCAAGACCATCGGTGGTGGTAGCCGCTACCGAAACTGGCGCATTCAACGCCTCAGAGAGGCGCTTTTCAAGTTCAGCTCTTCTTGGTCCGACCTTGGGTTTATCGCCAACAATCTGCACTGAAACATTTGAAACACTAAAGCCAGCCTCCGAGACCATCCTTAGCGTCTCGTTTAGAAATACCTCACCCGATGCACCTTTGAACTCTGGGCGATCGACTCCGAAGTTGCTGCCAATGTCTCCAAGTCCGGCCGCTGTCAAAAGGGCATCAACTACGGCGTGTGCAACGCTGTCGCCATCAGAGTGCCCCTCAAGTTTTGGAAGCTCAGGCCAGGTAAGCAACCCGAGCACCAGCTCACCTGAGTCGGAAAATTGGTGAGCATCTGTTCCAATTCCAACCCGCTGCGATGGTCGATTGAACTGCTGCAAATCTTCTGGAGTTGTTACCTTCAGCGCCTTTGCTGATCCCCTGACAACTTTTGTTGTGTGCCCAGCGGACTCCATCAACCCCGCTTCATCGGTGAAGTCAGCGGTAGCCTCATCAAGCGCTTTGCGAAGGCTGGCCACCTCAAAACCCTGAGGGGTTTGAACCGCGACCAAAGTTGAGCGATCGAGAGTCTTCAATACCGTGTCACCCTCGAGTTGCTTGATGGTGTCTGTGACCGGTAGCCCTGGAACCACGCTCTTAGCCTGTATCAGCGCCGCATCGACTGCCTCAAATACAACAGCCGGGGTGAAGCACCTGGCGGCATCATGGACCAAAACAGTTGGTGTGGTCACAAGTGCCAATCCATTTTTCACAGACTGCTGCCTGGTTGCCCCACCGGCAACGACCTGAGCTGACACATCGAAGCGGGAAGCGATCTCTTGGAAGACTTCAAGGTGATCTTCCGGTGCAACAATGATCAGCTGAATCGGCTTGAGGTTAGTAATCACCGAGAGCGCATGCTCCAAGATGGTGGCTTCAGATATTTGAACCAAAGCCTTGGGGATACCGAGCCCAAGACGCTCGCCCTTGCCGGCAGCGACCAGGATTAGGGCAGACTTCACTTCTAGGAAGCCAGAACCTTGTCAAGCTCAGCGGAGGCCTTC
The genomic region above belongs to Aquiluna sp. KACHI24 and contains:
- the ispD gene encoding 2-C-methyl-D-erythritol 4-phosphate cytidylyltransferase, producing MKSALILVAAGKGERLGLGIPKALVQISEATILEHALSVITNLKPIQLIIVAPEDHLEVFQEIASRFDVSAQVVAGGATRQQSVKNGLALVTTPTVLVHDAARCFTPAVVFEAVDAALIQAKSVVPGLPVTDTIKQLEGDTVLKTLDRSTLVAVQTPQGFEVASLRKALDEATADFTDEAGLMESAGHTTKVVRGSAKALKVTTPEDLQQFNRPSQRVGIGTDAHQFSDSGELVLGLLTWPELPKLEGHSDGDSVAHAVVDALLTAAGLGDIGSNFGVDRPEFKGASGEVFLNETLRMVSEAGFSVSNVSVQIVGDKPKVGPRRAELEKRLSEALNAPVSVAATTTDGLGFLSDARGVAAVATALLARRS
- the cysS gene encoding cysteine--tRNA ligase; protein product: MKLFDTRAGETREFTPIRESEVSIYVCGPTVQSAPHIGHLRSALVYDQLARWFAYRGYKVTLVRNVTDIDDKVLEKAKEANTNWWQLAAENERAFSDDYLRLGIRPPAYEPRATGHIPQMIDLIQTLLERGHAYRALDGSSNVYFDTASWPNYGELTNQGIDQMDSEEAASDKKRPQDFALWKSLKAGEPESAGWSTPFGFGRPGWHIECSAMATRYLGEHFDIHGGGLDLRFPHHENELAQSSAAGHKFANFWIHNGLITTGGTKMSKSLGNSVSSQALFELAPASAVRYYLLSAHYRSVLDYQSSVLQEAQTALERLHGYLERCDRELSNTRFADLEIAALPDEFVAELDDDLNVPAALAVMHELVRAGNADLDAERIREAHEKRCQLDAMLQVLGLAPSQWGSSKVPEHDALDHLIRALIEERNQARANKDYARADQIRDRLAQSGIELFDASDSTHWRLTNG